One Oncorhynchus kisutch isolate 150728-3 unplaced genomic scaffold, Okis_V2 scaffold3733, whole genome shotgun sequence genomic region harbors:
- the LOC116371839 gene encoding Fc receptor-like protein 5 yields MEHTCLLLLLFSTLVYSGLCHNGVSLSVRPNRSQFFEYESLIVSCEVQGSSAGWTLKRYTSTGKLSACGTDWGKQQVFSCIVSLILSDSGVYWCESGSGEHSTTVNITVHAGAVILESPALPVTEGHSVTLRCRYRKDKEINVTHSNHTADFYKDGSLIRTETTGEMTIPAVSKSDEGLYKCSNSEGESLERLMTLTVLSPPDSLSVRPNRSQFFEYESLIVSCEVQGSSAGWTLKRYTSTGKLSACGTDWGKQQGFSCIVSLILSDSGVYWCESGSGEHSTTLNITVHAGAVILESPALPVTVGDSVTLRCRYQGTPSDLTADFYKDGSLVRTETTGEMTIPAVSRSDEGLYKCSNSEGDSPERRMTLTDPTTVPVLSMSLPRLLSSLLVVCPYLLVTVILLVKCNRRRAQGERFEEQ; encoded by the exons taTCTCTGAGCGTCCGTCCCAACAGATCTCAGTTCTTTGAATATGAGTCTTTAATTGTGAGCTGTGAGGTTCAAGGGAGCTCTGCTGGATGGACACTGAAGAGATACACATCGACTGGGAAGCTTTCAGCTTGTGGAACCGACTGGGGAAAACAACAAGTTTTTTCATGCATCGTGTCACTAATACTATCAGACAGTGGGGTGTACTGGTGTGAGTCTGGGTCTGGAGAACACAGCACTACTGTCAACATCACAGTACACG ctggggcTGTGATCCTGGAAAGCCCTGCCCTTCCTGTGACTGAGGGACATTCTGTGACTCTGCGCTGCCGATACAGAAAGGACAAGGAAATTAATGTAACACACTCAAACCACACAGCCGATTTCTACAAAGATGGATCCCTCATCAGGACTGAGACTACAGGAGAGATGACCATCCCTGCAGTATCCAAGTCAGATGAAGGACTCTACAAGTGTTCCAACTCTGAAGGAGAATCACTGGAGAGGCTGATGACTCTGACAG ttctctctcctccagactCTCTGAGTGTCCGTCCCAACAGATCGCAGTTCTTTGAATATGAGTCTTTAATTGTGAGCTGTGAGGTTCAAGGGAGCTCTGCTGGATGGACACTGAAGAGATACACATCGACTGGGAAGCTTTCAGCTTGTGGAACCGACTGGGGAAAACAACAAGGTTTTTCATGCATCGTGTCACTAATACTATCAGACAGTGGGGTGTACTGGTGTGAGTCTGGGTCTGGAGAACACAGCACTACTCTCAACATCACAGTACACG ctggagctgtgatcctggagagccctgcccttcCTGTGACTGTGGGAGATTCTGTGACTCTGCGCTGCAGATATCAGGGAACTCCCTCTGACCTCACAGCCGATTTCTACAAAGATGGATCCCTCGTCAGGACCGAGACTACGGGAGAGATGACCATCCCTGCAGTATCCAGGTCAGACGAAGGACTCTACAAGTGTTCCAACTCCGAAGGAGATTCACCGGAGAGACGGATGACTCTGACAG ACCCCACTACAGTGCCAGTGTTGTCCATGTCTCTGCCCAGGCTGCTGAGTAGTCTACTGGTGGTTTGTCCCTACCTGCTGGTGACCGTCATACTGCTGGTGAAATGCAACAGACGTAGGGCTCAAG GTGAGCGTTTTGAAGAACAGTGA